AGTTTTTTGAGGAGGGAACAAGCAATCTGAGGTGGAATTGAGCcctttttgggttaaaattcagttattttcagtggaattagagtggttttgaggtgactGTTCCATCCCCCCAGACTTTTGGAGcagagagagatggagaagagaaaaaaattcaggccaaaccaaaggagaagcagccaggagtgtccccaacatggatcacagggaatgtgagtgaccagggctgtgcccaaagtgcctcctccagtgggggatggagctgcagcagcgcacgaagctcttcccgcactcggggcactcgcagggcttcccttaccggtgcctccgttggtgttgggtcaaggtagagctgcaggagaagctcttcccacactggggacactcgtagggcctctcccctgtgtggatgcgctggtgggtgacgagggtgcaGTTGTgcctgaatcccttcccacagtcggggcattggaatggCCTCTCATCTGTGTGAATCCAATAGTGCtggaggagcctggagctggtcagaaacctcttcctgcatttatcacactcgtagggcctctccccagtgtggatgcgccgatGGGTGATGAGGGCGGAGTTacgcttgaatcccttcccacagtcggggcattggaagggcctctcctctgtgtgactctgatagtgcagGAGAAGAtcagagctggtctgaaacctcttcccacacttggagcactcatagggcctctccccagtgtgggtcctctggtgcctgatcaggctggagctgcagctgaagctcttcccacactccccacactcgtagggccgttccccagtgtggatcctctggtgcctgatcagctcggagttccacctgaagctcttcccacactcctcgcacgtgtggggcttctccccatcatggagctgctcatggagcaccagctccgagctctgcctccatctccggccgccttcccggcccaggctggctctttccccctcacatccccgccatctgcgtttgcagcccctcctcctgcggcagctccgggccttttcctccccgttggcttcctgcgcctTGGAGctgctcaaaacggcctctgccaccaggttctgccgcaggcatttgtcctccctgctctccatgctcagctcctgccctggacgaggaaggacaaggacagcatgggatttgcctccgtgccacaggcaaggccaacgagatccccccaggccgtctctggggacgcactgccccctcttggctctccccatttcgggatgccggggctgtttgggctcccgggctcccttctcccctcattctctgctctgcgctgcagcggctccaaggagtcccccctgcccctctccaggctcttgaggctcccgccaatggcggtgctcccccctctctggcctccccactttggcctcctggggcacacagggctctgctcctccaggctgcctctgccggcagccgccaccgccacccccgatgtccccccgaggggccttttccgctcagccttggacttcttcattctccaaacatccccccaaaaacccaacccagggaccccccgggatatccaGGCCGGGCCCCCCCTCCACACTCAccggagccatggggggggcgatgatcccacaggtgggggctgcgaattcaggcagggatcgagACCGCGTGGCTCCCGCAGCTCAGCCTGGATCCGCCCtggtccctcctcttcctcttcttccccctcctcctctgtcttatctccacctccctctcctcctccctcctaaCTCCGCCTCCttcactgctctttctcctcccgctcctcctcttccatcccccctcctcctcctcccctgtcttatccccacctcctgctcctcttccatcccgccccttccattccttctccccctcctccccccttaccccgcctcctcctccccctccatccctgcccttccctccctcctcctcctcccccagcagcagccacaccttcggtgccccgttcccgcagccctcgcagcccgcggcagcagcggccatggagccgggccaggtcggcatgggcagcgcggggctctcggctgctcccagccgctgcgggcagggggaacccggcccgggccaaaagatcacaaagctaaggatgcagcagaaaatggagctgaaagagttatgttaatattaactccaaacgaggaaaaactggaaattccaaagtttagggaagccgagaaaaaagaattaaacaagatagaaaatgaacaagataaatcagggaaatagaaacttctacatgacttaataaaatgtgcttgctaggaaaagattagaagacgtgcatcagaaaccccactggcgtactcaagctttgtgtgatcattttttaaggaattttgggtgcactgggatttttggtgtagcaaagcaagtcactgaaagatgcttaatttgccaaaggataaataaaaaggtgatgagaaaaacaacattaggaggtcatgagttagctcgtcgaccatttcaaaatatccaagcagaagtttagatttgttaggttctggatttatttggaaaaaaaaaatttaatctagaagaaagagaagatgccatatgttagacaggagattttaggagaataaaaatctttgaagtatcagaaacacccgaggaaaaaaccaagaaaataaaaaggggaaatgaaagggaggggaacaagaggaaaagtcagaaagagagtgggatcctctgcagctcttgccccctccgttggcggccgaggcgcctgtcccgggtcccggctcgctgcccgcctcagctccgcctgccccggtttccatcccaggtgcgggctcactgcccagggcagctccacctgccccggcgctggcggtgaatttgtgtgccctggccccactgcccggcccgcggccgctctgccggccatgctgggcaagatggggttgctctgtcctgccgcgtgggccgaggtcaccgcgccgaccgcaccgagggcgggtcccagccatcccatccccggctgccctgcccgtgccagctgcgctgggcagcgccgctgctgctgccggggtctcccacctgccttttctctgccgggagctgccggatcagccgccagaagccatgtgggggctgcccacgctccggctcggcctccacgggaagatccccctctggcgattccggcagcagaccctgcccacactccgaccgagcctcggcgggatatcctcccctgacccctcctgctctgagttacgtccccttggtaaccacagctcctgctgttcagggaaactccctctctctacaggaagcaccttatcgaaacactaggagctcagttaaaaggcagccctctccaaattctttctcaaaacacgggagaaaggctacagaaggtaaaaaagtgaaagagttagatgaagggattgctctattgccgttcagagaggttcccatggcagggatgcgctgccccgccccgcgggagccaccggcgcccctgccggccgtgcccggaactgcacccaaggggaaagcgccgcggccgaaaggccgggaccggctccgggctctgtttgttgtcactgccggagctgtttatacacactactattattatattatacacactagtaaagaaccgttattcctaatcccatatctttgcctgagagccccttgatttcactatcctaaaaattaagagggaggggctttgcattctccattccaagagaggctttttctgccttcccaagcagacacctgtcttgtaaagaaagacaagcacccacaggcactgaggggggctgcaggaggggcagaagaaggccctgcagcacttgggcacaaaggcccagcaggtgaatgcaagaagggagcagcaaaaggccaagctgaaggcaaaggccagggc
The Agelaius phoeniceus isolate bAgePho1 chromosome 15, bAgePho1.hap1, whole genome shotgun sequence genome window above contains:
- the LOC143695253 gene encoding uncharacterized protein LOC143695253, with translation MESREDKCLRQNLVAEAVLSSSKAQEANGEEKARSCRRRRGCKRRWRGCEGERASLGREGGRRWRQSSELVLHEQLHDGEKPHTCEECGKSFRWNSELIRHQRIHTGERPYECGECGKSFSCSSSLIRHQRTHTGERPYECSKCGKRFQTSSDLLLHYQSHTEERPFQCPDCGKGFKRNSALITHRRIHTGERPYECDKCRKRFLTSSRLLQHYWIHTDERPFQCPDCGKGFRHNCTLVTHQRIHTGERPYECPQCGKSFSCSSTLTQHQRRHR